A region from the Carassius carassius chromosome 33, fCarCar2.1, whole genome shotgun sequence genome encodes:
- the LOC132114147 gene encoding uncharacterized protein LOC132114147: MASVLPHRNVAQPPVAMHAVNQSVRVPVREVPRGSGQGAGHGKGAGQGQGSGQGAGQGAGQGSGQGAGQGASQGSGQGAGQSTGQGSGQGQGSGQGAGQGQGSGQGAGQGGGQGQGAGQGGGQGAGQGSGQGAGQGQGSSQGSSQGQGAGQGAGQGSGQGAGHGQGAGQGQGSGVGQGSGYGQGVGQGHGVGQGSGYGHGSGYGQGVGQGQGVGQGSGYGQGVG; the protein is encoded by the exons atggccagtgtcctgccacacagaaatgttgcccaaccaccAGTGGCCATGCATGCAGTCAACCAATCGGTCAGGGTGCCGGTGAGGGAGGTGCCCAGG ggaagtggtcagggcgCGGGTCACGGCAAGGGTGCtggccagggtcagggaagcggccagggtgcTGGCCAGGgtgccggtcagggaagcggccaaGGCGCTGGTCAAGGTGCCagtcagggaagcggccagggcgccGGCCAGa GcactggtcagggaagcggccagggtcaagGTTCCGGTCAGGGTGCCGGCCAGGGTCAAGGTTCCGGTCAGGGTGCCGGCCAGGGTGGCGGCCAGGGTCAAGGTGCTGGTCAGGGAGGTGGCCAGGgtgctggtcagggaagcggccagggtgcCGGCCAGGGTCAAGGTTCCAGTCAGGGAAGCAGTCAGGGTCAAGGCGCTGGTCAGGGTGCCGGTCAGGGAAGTGGCCAGGGCGCGGGTCACGGCCAGGGTGctggccagggccagggaagcg gagttggtcagggaagcggttacgGCCAGGGAGTTGGCCAGGGTCatggagttggtcagggaagcggctatggtcaTGGAAGCGGTTACGGCCAGGGAGTTGGCCAGGGTCAAGGagttggccagggaagcggttatggccagGGAGTTGGCTAG